The stretch of DNA TAATAGGGTTAATTTTCAAAAGCagttttttaaaaccaaaaaaaaatgaaagaaaaaaggtCCTACCGGGAGTCGAACCCAGGTCGCTGGATTCAAAGTCCAGAGTGCTAACCACTACACCATAGAACCTCGGATGGTTCTTTGTAGCAAGTTAACTTATTTATGAAATTAGCTCCAcagaatgaaaataaaagaaaaagaggaacaaaagaaattaggaaagtttgacaaaaaaaaaaaaaaattaggaaaaagaaaaaaggaaactttgtAACTTTTAATCGTGACCGCTGAAATATTAGATGATGATCATATCTAAACCGTCAATTGATTTGATAGCTCTTCTATAAATAATTCGACCCCTCTCGTCTGGAAACCTAAAAATCAATTTTGAGACTTGTAAGGATGGTTCACAAATTTCCAAGGGGATTGTCTCCGTTCTACGTTAGAATCTATCAGGTCGTTGATGATCCTACGACGGATTCAATCATCTCGTGGAGCAAAAGCTACGACAGTTTCATCATCTGGAACGTGAGAGAGTTTCGCAGAAAGATTATGCCGACATGTGTTGAATTTGGTAGAAGCTTCTCATGGTTTCTCTCCAAGCTTCGTTCTTATGGCTTTAAAAGAGTTAACGGGGCTGGTCAGTTGGAGTTTGGAAACGAGTACTTTGTCGCAGATCAACCGGGGCTTTTGAAGTATATGATGAACGAAGCTTTGACGGCTAAACGTAAAGCAAAGATGGCTAAAGCCAAAGCCAGGAGAGATCGAGTTCAAGTAGAGGGTCTCTTCAAACACTTACAAATTTGATCATTATAATAACTTCTTGTATAAGTTTGCTTTAGTAGTAGTAATGAATAATCATGCTTTGTAATAtataactgtttttttctttaatgttttgATCTATGTATTGCCATTACGTATATTCGGATCTCCTGGGGCATGTATGTAAGCCCTTTATCTTTTGTATGCTAGTCTTTGATCTTACTCTCTTTTACCTGTGTTGGTGGATTCTTTCTTTATAGTCTTTACATGGTTCTCTGAACTCTGATTCATAACAACATGACATAGAAACTTTACTAGAACAACTTTTTAGAAAATTGATTAGAAACATTATCCCCTGCATACACTAGAGATCTACTTTAAGGATTCAAAATCTAGAAAAGGAACAAAGTGGTGTTAAAACCATTCAAAACGGATCCTTTAACCCCTAAGAGATAGTCTCACTGCCTACTGCCAAAGATATGCTAAATCGCTAGATGTATCCCATCTTTACTTCTTGTGAATACTGTTGCAAATCCATTGCGATTCTTCTCAGAACTGCCTCGGTTTGATGAAACTGGCACTGAAACAACAGCAGCAgcggaagaagaggaagatgatgttCCGTTACTTGGTTTGATGGACTCTGGACGATTTCTCGTCAGGAAAGTTTCGTTCTTGTGAACCTTCCAGCTCTCTgagttgctgctgctgctgcataCACCGTTTGCAGCCATTGGAATACTCGGTGTATCGGTTAAGAAATCTTCAAGTGTTGCAAGAGACTGCAGCTGTTTCCCTAATGAAGCTATTGTTTTCTGACAATTCGCAAGTTTCCCTGCAGCTGTTTCTATGTCTTCCTACACAATATATAATCAAGTTTTAGTGGAAGAAAAGGATTGTGATGAAAACACATAGCCAAAGTTTGGAGACAGACCTGTTTGATCTTGGGTTCTATATTTTCACTCTTGATGGCGTTCTCTTGATGGAGAGAGACGACCTCTTCTTCAAGAACCTCACATTTTCTTCTAAGCTCATCTGAAGCAAACCTCTCCTTTCTCATGTCTTCTTCCAATGAATCAATCTTCGCGGCTTTAATATTTACCTCTGCCTCCATGGCGATGATTTGAGATTCAACTTCTGCTTTTAGTTCGTTAACAAGTTTCATCTCCGTTTGTATATCCTCCAGCTTCGTCTCAATTTCTTGCAGACAAACTTGAGATTCTTTATACTTATCTTTGATTATGTCAAAAGATATTTGCAACTCAGCTTTCTCAGCCTCCATCTTCTCCAACTTATCATACAGCTCCGTTTTATCACAAGCAATAGCTTCAAGCTCAAATCTCAATGTGCCCTCCACTTCTTTGTTACATTTAACTTCAGTTTGGAGCTCATCTTTCTCTGCTTCCAACTTCTCTAACTTCTCTTCAAGTTGCTTAATTCGGCAAGTCAATACTTCTATTTCAGCAGCAAACGAGTTCTCTAAGTGAGCAACAGCCTCTTCTCTGTTATGTTTAACTTCACTTTCGAGCTCATTTTTCTCCGCTTCtaacttcttcactttctcttcAAGTTCCTTAGTTCGAGAAGTCAATACTTCAATTTCAGCAGCCAACGAGTTCTCTAACCGAACAACAGCCTCTTCTGTCACTGACTCAGGTCCACTTTTACCGTTCTCATCTGGTGTCTCGGGCAATGCTACAAGACGTTCCATCTCAAGAAAATCTCCCATGAGATCAAGTTCAATGGAAGAGGAAGTTCCCTGAAGGCTTCTCTTTTCAATCAATGTGGATGATGCCCATGAATCAGAGCAACTTACATCCATTCTCTCCCCTCCATCAGAATGACTATCTATAGATCGATGATCGTTAAACGAAGCTGATGATTTAGCCAACATACGAAGCTTCCTGCACTCAGCCTCGAGTTTTGCCACTTTCCTAATGCTATCTAACTGCTGCTTGCTTGCGGTTTCAGCTGCCTGGGTGCTTAAATCCCTCTCAATGGTTCTGATCTCTAGCTCTTCGCATCGTGCAAGAAGCTCATGTCTCAGCACCACGTTTTCTTTCGCCACGGATTCCGCCATTTGGCTAAGCTCCTCAGCCTTGGTAGCAGCTTCAAGAATCTGGTTCTCAAGGCTGGTTTTAGAGGTCTGCAACTCCTTGGTTCGCTCGTTCACAGCTTCTTGAATCATGTGCTCTTGTTCATCTCTTGATTGCCTTAACTGTCTAACACACTCCTTTAAAGCTCCATCAAGATGGCTTACTCTATCTTCCAACACTCTAGTCTTATCATCAGCAGTCTCAAGCTTCTCCTTCAACTCAACCACTTCATTCTCAGCTTTCTCCCACCCTTCACAATAGCATATTTTcacaaagattaaaataaaagaactcaCAGAATCATAaccaaaatgcaaaagaaaagaaatgtttaCCAGCGACAGCTTCTTCAGCGACTTTGACATGTTGCTTCACCAGATCATCTTTAGCACTTACATTAGCAAGAGCAGCTGAAAGTTTCTCAGTCAAAGTCCTTATGCTATCTTTCAAATCCTCATTTTCAGTCTCTTCTTCCAACGAAACCGTTGATGATTGTATCTCATCATCATGAGACTCCATTGTACTCTCAGGCTTGATAAAAACATCAGTCATCACAATAATCTTTTAGATACAAAAGAACATAAcattaagaaaagaaataaagagaaccAAGTTCCGTGCTTATTATCTTACATGAATTTGAGAATCCTTCTCAGATAGTGAAGACAGTGACTCTGATTCACCAAAGCTTATCTCAGATGATTCTCTCTTCCGTTTCTCCATTTCTAGTTCCCAAGACCACAACAATAGTATATTGAATCAGCACATAACAACACTAGCTAGTCTCAGGatctgaaagagagagagagagagagagagagagcagagacATTGGATTCTTTAAAAAATGCTGAAAgttacataaacaaacaaagtcaaagaagaagaacaaaaacttaaagatgaagaaaactgAGACCAATCACCAAACATGCAAGATAAGAGAAAAATCTTGAATAACCCCAATCATTTAACACACACTAAAGTATTAGAAACTGATTTTGTCTTTATTGTACCAAATGTGCGTTTGTTGGTTCCAGATGTCCGTTTCcataatcaaaaaaacaaacaaaaaacaacggTGAAGAAAGCTACAAGACAAAAGTAAGTATGACAgctcaaaactttaaaatttgaaactcaAATGCTTCATTCATTTACCAAAAAATGGAACAATGAGTTTGAAATCTACCAAATCAAATAGATACGACAGGTAATAATACAACAGTGTTGAGTAAGTAAAGTCTTAAtcttcaaacaaacaaacctccAATAAACAAGGTTGAGAggtaaaacacaaaaaaaaaaatccaaactttggTACATTTGAGAAACACAAAGTTGGTTCCTTTAAGGAGAGATGAAGAAGTACGAACAGAGGAAGAGaatattatgaattttaaataccTTTTTTGTCTGATATCTGAAGAACTTTGAGATCCGAAAATGCCccaatggaaaacaaaataaaaaaagaatcagcgattaaacaaacaaaagacgaaagctttctgcttcttcttcttcttctactgtgTCTGGAAACACTATTACGATTAATAACAGCGacaagacagagagagagagagagagagagagagggatagaGAATTctctttatcttgtttttttgctatttttaattttctaattttttctttttaaaaactatttttttttctttaattcaaaagatagaaagagagagagagagcatgtGATATTCTGTATGTGGAGCTGTGAACTCAAACATTTAAAACTTTTcagcttttatttttatattcgaATTTCTATTATAATACTAGTAAAAATGTAAAGAATTAGTAGTAAATTTGAATTGTTGTTGACATTAAAAACCTATTAACTTGCTTACACAATTCCCGCCCGTGAATTtacattattgacaataatttaggaaaaaattAATTACGAAAGCAGCTTTtgaatttaaggatgtttgttGTAATAGTTTATTTAGTAAATTACTAATAGTAACGGAACGGAAAAggttaatttaataataaatggGACTCTTTTCTAAAagaggctctctctctctctcacgcgTCTCGCTGACGCTGGTCATTCTCTCATTCATTGAGAGTTTCTCACTCCACTGACAAAATCAGTGAGATACACAATTTATCCGACGGCTGAGATTGAATCTCTTCGGcttcctactttttttttcttttccattttaagtacaaaatacatttaattattactattttaacaGTATTTATCTCAATATCGAGTTATTTATTAACAACTCTCTACTTATCTTTACTGAATTGTTGGGTAGTTGGTAAGATTACTTTATTTTCACTTCTAATTTCAATTAATAGCCTCTTTCCTCTTGTCGTTTTATCTCGAGTCCCGAAAGATACACAactaaactataaaattattatactacTATCTGTACTAGCTTAATTACAGAGATTAAGTATCACTTGGTTTGATAAAAAAGGCCCTTTTAAGTTGTGAAAGACTATGGTCCCAAAGCCTACAAAGATTGTTGGAGACACAATTgtaaaagagaaacaagttTTGTGCATCTGCTGTGTCTATCGAACACACAAAGTAGAGGAAGAGgtataagaagaagataagttTAGGCATATAACTTGGTGAGATCTTCTGAGAATTCCCTCCTAATTACATCTCTTTTAAGCTTTAGTGCTGCTGTGACTAAGCCCGACTCTGGCGTCCATGGAGATCCCAACAATTTGATCTTTGCTGGTATCTCAAACTTCTCCAATCTCGATTGTTTACCCGACTgcaaacacacatatatattgtatattaataAAAGGAACTTTCCGAGGGGGGGGACTCAAATCGCTGGGTAGCAATGAACATACCTTGACAAGAGACGCATACACTTCTTTCACGGCTTCTTCTTTCGCGCATAGTTCGTCGAAGTTGGCAAAGTCTATTCCTTGCTTTGAAGCCCAACCTTCAAGTGTTTGTTGGGATGCGACCACAAGGGCCACACAGTAACTGTAGAATGAATCAGCATGAACCATTATGTTTTCAACATACGGACTTATACTTAGAGCAGCTTCCACCTGCGGAAAAAAAGGAGTCTGTTAATATTATCTGGAGAATTGAGTAAAgatgaaataaaagagaagtttCGGTTTTGAGAAGACTGTACTTTGCCCAAAGAGACATACTCTCCATGCTGAAGTTTAACAATATCCTTTTTTCGGTCTATTATCTCGAGGCAACCATCAGGGTGAAATCGCCCTATGTCTCCTGTATAGAACCACCTCATCCCCTTTTCATCAACCTTTGAACATTCAAGTGTATAAAACAGTTAGAGGAAAAGCCGAACCAACCAATTCTTCAACATTGCCAAAACCAATGATGTTGATTCCTACCTTGTACACTTCTTCAGTTTTCTCCTCATTTTTGAAATACCCAAGCGTGATATTTGAGCCACCAATTACAATTTCACCACGGGGCATTGGCTTGTCATTGGTTAGATACCCGCCTTCCGGCCAGTCTACTAGCTGAAACAAGATATACGCATATATGATCATACGTGACTACGACATGAAAATTGATAAAGGATTAAAAGCTAACAAAGAATTAAGAGTGGACAAATCAGGTAAAGAGGTTACCTTTACAAAGGAGCAAGGAAGTGGAGCACCCACCCGGCCAACGGATGTGTCATCGAACTCAGAGAAGGTTCCACCAGCACAAGTCTCTGTGAGCCCATATCCCTGGCCGATTGGAGCCCTGAGGAATATCAGAGTGTTAGATCACAGAAACGGCAAAggaacaaaaacataaatatcgAAGGTTGGAGATGAGTGAGCCTCAAGGAGATATTCAAGGATGCTTTTACCCAACGCATATGTTAATGAATCTCTGAGTGTCACCAGAAAGAGGGGCACCACCAGAGAGCAAATAGCGGATTTTGCCTCCCAATACCGCACGGATTTTACCAAACACAAGCAGATCCCATAGAAGCTTTTCCAGTCCCCAGGCTCCAAACCAACTTCCATTGATTGCAGATAATCGCCGAGCATATGCAAAGTCAAACAATTTTTTCGACAATCCACCCTTTGCGTCAACCTGATGATCATAAATAGTCGGTGGTTATTTAACTATAAGGTTATACTCACAAGAGGATGGAGACAATTTAGCGCTTCTTGGTTGCTGGGAGATGGCTGGTATCATCTAAACAACTagtagagcaaaagctaagtaGAGGATAACCAGCCAAAGAATTTGGATGTGTATCTAACATGCACGAACCTTTTTGCGGACACCATCCCGGACACGATCAAGAATGGCTGGAACAGCTGTCATTATAGTGGGCTTAAGTGCAGTGACATCTCCTTTGGTACCCTTTTTTACCTTGTTTGAAGTATCCGTAAGGGTCAAGGGAGACCCGTATCCAATAGCACTCCCAATAGTAGCCATTACGCTCTACAACAATGATTTCAGGCCGTATTAAGATTCTCCGAAAGTGAATAAATCATTGGACAATAAAGTTCTGAGATACCTCAGCTGCTAACTCAAGGATGTGAGCCAAAGGTAAATATGCCATGTATATATCCCTCTTTCCAAGGTCTGGAACAATTGTCATCACTGCTGAAACTGTAGCTAGGACATTACCATGTGTCATCATAACACCCTACACAGTTTGGGAAGTGGGAAAATCAGTATGAGTAAATATTTGCACAACCAGTTACAAATAACTGATACGACAATTTTGAGACCCATAGGAAGAAATCTTAATCTGAAACAACAGATGTGAAAGTATATTTTGTTCGAAAACCTTCTAACCTTGGGAAGTCCAGTGCTTCCACTGGTGTACATTATAACAGCAACATCTGCTGAGAGGGGAAAGTTCGGATCCACAGGGTTTTCGTGCCCAAGTTTCTTCACATCAGCAAATGAAGTTGCCTTCCAATTACTGTTCACATCAGATGGGAACTCATCATCCATACAAATCACACGTTTCACAGTTTCAAGCTGATGGCCTATGTCCATGAGCTTTTTCAGTTCTTTGTTACCACATATTACAGTTGTGACCTCTGTCTGGAAAGTAAAAGAAAGGAGATCATGAACATATGAAAAGGAAAGCCtacacaaatattaaaatacttaacCACACTGTGGTTACCACAGGATAACATAAAGCTCATTCTACCCTATGTGAATATCATAATCATACCGTACTGTATATATAAGACGCCATATGAGAGAgaaagcagagaagagaagCAATGGGTACCTCATTCAGCGAGTGACAAAGAGCTTCCTCTCCCAAAGATGAATATATAGTTACCACAGTGACATTGCGCCTGAAGCAACCCTGAAACATTGAATCACACAGAACATTTCATAACTGTAACAACAGTGCATTCGGATTGAGGCAGAGAAaacaggaaacaaaaaaatgggaaaTCACCTGTAGGGAAATGAACCACTCTTCTCTAGTATCTGCAAAAATGGCGACACGTTCTCCCGTCTTGTGTCCAATCTGAACAAGGCCAGAGGCGAAATCACAGACAGCTTCGAGTGTCTTGGCAAAAGTGAGCCACTCGTAGTCGCCCAAATGAAGTTTCTCAAACGTTTTACCATCATCACTAGTCTCAATTTCTCTAGAGATCAGCTTCCGGGTACCAAGGAAAACTTGGTCGCTGTGAGCATTACAGG from Camelina sativa cultivar DH55 chromosome 9, Cs, whole genome shotgun sequence encodes:
- the LOC104713426 gene encoding heat stress transcription factor A-4a-like; translation: MVHKFPRGLSPFYVRIYQVVDDPTTDSIISWSKSYDSFIIWNVREFRRKIMPTCVEFGRSFSWFLSKLRSYGFKRVNGAGQLEFGNEYFVADQPGLLKYMMNEALTAKRKAKMAKAKARRDRVQVEGLFKHLQI
- the LOC104713427 gene encoding filament-like plant protein 1 isoform X1 — protein: MEKRKRESSEISFGESESLSSLSEKDSQIHPESTMESHDDEIQSSTVSLEEETENEDLKDSIRTLTEKLSAALANVSAKDDLVKQHVKVAEEAVAGWEKAENEVVELKEKLETADDKTRVLEDRVSHLDGALKECVRQLRQSRDEQEHMIQEAVNERTKELQTSKTSLENQILEAATKAEELSQMAESVAKENVVLRHELLARCEELEIRTIERDLSTQAAETASKQQLDSIRKVAKLEAECRKLRMLAKSSASFNDHRSIDSHSDGGERMDVSCSDSWASSTLIEKRSLQGTSSSIELDLMGDFLEMERLVALPETPDENGKSGPESVTEEAVVRLENSLAAEIEVLTSRTKELEEKVKKLEAEKNELESEVKHNREEAVAHLENSFAAEIEVLTCRIKQLEEKLEKLEAEKDELQTEVKCNKEVEGTLRFELEAIACDKTELYDKLEKMEAEKAELQISFDIIKDKYKESQVCLQEIETKLEDIQTEMKLVNELKAEVESQIIAMEAEVNIKAAKIDSLEEDMRKERFASDELRRKCEVLEEEVVSLHQENAIKSENIEPKIKQEDIETAAGKLANCQKTIASLGKQLQSLATLEDFLTDTPSIPMAANGVCSSSSNSESWKVHKNETFLTRNRPESIKPSNGTSSSSSSAAAVVSVPVSSNRGSSEKNRNGFATVFTRSKDGIHLAI
- the LOC104713427 gene encoding filament-like plant protein 1 isoform X2; the protein is MEKRKRESSEISFGESESLSSLSEKDSQIHPESTMESHDDEIQSSTVSLEEETENEDLKDSIRTLTEKLSAALANVSAKDDLVKQHVKVAEEAVAGWEKAENEVVELKEKLETADDKTRVLEDRVSHLDGALKECVRQLRQSRDEQEHMIQEAVNERTKELQTSKTSLENQILEAATKAEELSQMAESVAKENVVLRHELLARCEELEIRTIERDLSTQAAETASKQQLDSIRKVAKLEAECRKLRMLAKSSASFNDHRSIDSHSDGGERMDVSCSDSWASSTLIEKRSLQGTSSSIELDLMGDFLEMERLVALPETPDENGKSGPESVTEEAVVRLENSLAAEIEVLTSRTKELEEKVKKLEAEKNELESEVKHNREEAVAHLENSFAAEIEVLTCRIKQLEEKLEKLEAEKDELQTEVKCNKEVEGTLRFELEAIACDKTELYDKLEKMEAEKAELQISFDIIKDKYKESQVCLQEIETKLEDIQTEMKLVNELKAEVESQIIAMEAEVNIKAAKIDSLEEDMRKERFASDELRRKCEVLEEEVVSLHQENAIKSENIEPKIKQT
- the LOC104713428 gene encoding long chain acyl-CoA synthetase 9, chloroplastic, whose amino-acid sequence is MIPYAAGVIVPLALTLLVQKSKKDKKRGVVVDVGGEQGYAIRNHRFADPVTSHWEDISTLPQLFEISCNAHSDQVFLGTRKLISREIETSDDGKTFEKLHLGDYEWLTFAKTLEAVCDFASGLVQIGHKTGERVAIFADTREEWFISLQGCFRRNVTVVTIYSSLGEEALCHSLNETEVTTVICGNKELKKLMDIGHQLETVKRVICMDDEFPSDVNSNWKATSFADVKKLGHENPVDPNFPLSADVAVIMYTSGSTGLPKGVMMTHGNVLATVSAVMTIVPDLGKRDIYMAYLPLAHILELAAESVMATIGSAIGYGSPLTLTDTSNKVKKGTKGDVTALKPTIMTAVPAILDRVRDGVRKKVDAKGGLSKKLFDFAYARRLSAINGSWFGAWGLEKLLWDLLVFGKIRAVLGGKIRYLLSGGAPLSGDTQRFINICVGAPIGQGYGLTETCAGGTFSEFDDTSVGRVGAPLPCSFVKLVDWPEGGYLTNDKPMPRGEIVIGGSNITLGYFKNEEKTEEVYKVDEKGMRWFYTGDIGRFHPDGCLEIIDRKKDIVKLQHGEYVSLGKVEAALSISPYVENIMVHADSFYSYCVALVVASQQTLEGWASKQGIDFANFDELCAKEEAVKEVYASLVKSGKQSRLEKFEIPAKIKLLGSPWTPESGLVTAALKLKRDVIRREFSEDLTKLYA